A DNA window from Vigna angularis cultivar LongXiaoDou No.4 chromosome 1, ASM1680809v1, whole genome shotgun sequence contains the following coding sequences:
- the LOC108323904 gene encoding E3 ubiquitin-protein ligase MIEL1: MEGSVNERLDFGKMKYGCKHYRRRCRIRAPCCNEIHSCRHCHNEEASLSKNSFDRHELVRQDVKQVVCSVCDTEQSVAQVCTNCGVKMGEYFCNICKFFDDDTEKQQFHCDDCGICRVGGRENFFHCKKCGSCYSIGLRDNHLCVENSMRHHCPICYEYLFDSLKDTVVMKCGHTMHQECYHEMVNRDRYCCPICSKSVVDMSRTWKRIDEEIEASIMPEDYRYRKVWILCNDCNDTTEVNFHILGHKCGHCNSYNTRSIAPPVLPQ, translated from the exons ATGGAAGGTTCTGTCAACGAACGTCTTGATTTTGGGAAGATGAAATacgg GTGCAAGCATTACAGGAGAAGATGCAGGATACGTGCCCCCTGCTGCAACGAGATCCATTCATGCCGTCACTGTCACAACGAGGAAGCG AGTTTGTCGAAGAATTCATTTGATCGCCACGAACTCGTTCGCCAAGATGTTAAACAA GTTGTTTGTTCAGTTTGTGACACTGAGCAATCT GTCGCTCAAGTTTGCACTAACTGTGGCGTCAAAATGGGAGAATATTTCTGCAACATATGTAAATTCTTCGATGATGAT ACAGAGAAACAGCAGTTTCATTGTGATGATTGCGGGATCTGCAG GGTTGGTGGTCGGGAAAATTTTTTCCACTGCAAGAAGTGTG GGTCTTGTTATTCAATTGGTCTGCGTGATAATCATTTATGTGTGGAGAACTCAATGAGGCATCACTGCCCCATTTGTTATGAG TATCTATTTGATTCATTGAAAGACACGGTTGTTATGAAATGTGGTCATACAATGCACCAAGAATGTTACCACGAGATGGTAAATCGTGATAG GTATTGCTGTCCCATATGCTCCAAGTCGGTGGTGGACATGTCCAGGACGTGGAAGAGAATTGATGAAGAG ATTGAAGCATCTATCATGCCTGAAGATTATCGATACAGGAAG GTCTGGATACTATGTAACGACTGCAATGACACAACAGAAGTTAACTTCCATATTCTTGGCCATAAATGCGGTCATTGCAATTCATATAATACTCGCTCAATTGCGCCTCCAGTTCTTCCTCAATGA
- the LOC108341372 gene encoding FK506-binding protein 4-like, with translation MGCGKSKLSAVATTSLLSKKSSVNIKETDAKSVDKSNDVKVENVNLEVEEKNKENVEDKDVGESNKDSAIAEVQEDKALEKSHEAEENKAQETLVAEEPKEPVKEDKEQEVKDAAVAVVEEEQQPEEQQPEEQQPEEQQPEEQQPEEQQPEEQQPKEQKGDENEKEDVKGDDLVKEEQSKDTKEETSVKEEEVKETKDEEKNLAKEEEPEVANVSTTTS, from the exons atgggttGTGGAAAATCTAAACTCAGTGCTGTTGCCACCACCTCCCTCCTCAGCAAGAAATCTAGCGTTAATATCAAGGAAACCGATGCAAAATCAGTGGACAAAAGCAATGATGTTAAAGTTGAAAATGTCAATTTGGAAGTTGAAGAGAAGAACAAGGAAAATGTCGAAGACAAGGATGTTGGTGAATCCAACAAAGATTCTGCGATAGCAGAGGTTCAAGAAGATAAGGCATTGGAGAAGAGCCATGAAGCTGAAGAAAACAAGGCACAGGAAACGTTGGTTGCCGAAGAACCAAAAGAGCCTGTGAAGGAGGACAAAGAACAAGAAGTGAAGGATGCTGCTGTTGCTGTTGTAGAAGAGGAACAACAGCCAGAGGAACAACAACCAGAGGAACAACAACCAGAGGAACAACAACCAGAGGAACAACAACCAGAGGAGCAACAACCAGAGGAACAACAACCAAAGGAACAAAAGGgagatgaaaatgagaaag AGGATGTCAAGGGAGATGATTTGGTGAAGGAAGAACAAAGCAAAGACACAAAAGAAGAAACCTCGGTCAAGGAAGAGGAAGTTAAGGAAACAAAAGACGAGGAGAAGAATTTGGCTAAGGAGGAAGAGCCTGAAGTTGCAAATGTTTCAACCACAACCTCCTAA